The Methanofervidicoccus sp. A16 genome has a segment encoding these proteins:
- a CDS encoding GTP cyclohydrolase III, translating into MIQITVIQIDNYGPWTVTPNPRRESDLQALQSRLYGDLNLQFGAHKGLVFYTRFDNLIAITNGIDLNTHKRIQESIKNRYPFTVSMGIASAETPYEAQKLATEKIQEHGSAQDKYRKEVLDVANDFILEEEGYVQLAHVDVNNVTETLTDMESAYDTYLRINEIHLRLIKELKKYGAMVFFIGGDNFMCPCNGMTESDFITIFEDIREKTGIQLKAGIGIGKTAEDASNMADIGLELIREGKVEGQVCTLNYKNYNIRRKFNTLCPI; encoded by the coding sequence ATGATACAGATTACTGTTATTCAGATCGACAACTACGGACCTTGGACTGTAACTCCAAATCCTAGAAGGGAGAGCGACCTACAGGCACTTCAGTCAAGACTGTACGGAGATCTAAACCTTCAATTTGGTGCCCACAAGGGCCTTGTGTTTTATACTAGGTTTGACAACTTAATTGCCATAACTAACGGTATAGACCTCAACACCCATAAGAGGATCCAGGAGAGTATAAAGAACAGATATCCCTTTACAGTGAGTATGGGAATTGCCTCGGCAGAGACTCCCTACGAGGCCCAGAAATTAGCCACAGAGAAGATCCAAGAACATGGAAGTGCTCAAGATAAGTACAGAAAAGAAGTATTAGACGTTGCAAATGACTTTATCCTGGAGGAAGAGGGATACGTCCAACTGGCACATGTGGATGTAAACAACGTCACGGAGACTCTAACAGATATGGAAAGTGCCTATGATACCTATCTACGCATTAACGAGATCCACCTAAGACTTATTAAAGAGTTGAAAAAGTACGGTGCTATGGTATTTTTTATCGGTGGCGATAACTTCATGTGTCCCTGTAATGGCATGACTGAGAGTGATTTTATCACTATTTTTGAGGATATAAGGGAGAAAACAGGTATTCAGTTGAAGGCAGGAATAGGAATAGGGAAAACTGCAGAGGATGCATCCAACATGGCAGATATTGGATTGGAACTTATAAGGGAGGGGAAGGTAGAGGGTCAGGTATGTACATTAAACTATAAAAATTACAATATAAGGAGGAAGTTTAACACGTTATGTCCTATATAG
- a CDS encoding MJ0144 family RNA dihydrouridine synthase-like protein, protein MDVLQRCGDKKVVLAPMAGITDGSFCGKYRDLFGIVTLGGLNLDGATLSASKEMVKRGRKEFLYNLDEFEDIVKREVNRARESNALISVNIRFKDFEESKGRIEILGEHCDIIELNCHCRQEEIVRLGIGQELLKRENLEILRDFLKSIWELEMEKPIFLKVRANVVPVEELIDNLNKVRRYFHGIHLDCFNPGKDYPDINYIQKVRDCFKEKIIIGNNSINSIKDAERMLRYSDLISVARCVLRGNIRWIYEFNRKIGSKGNKL, encoded by the coding sequence ATGGATGTTCTTCAGAGATGTGGAGATAAAAAGGTAGTCCTTGCTCCGATGGCAGGGATCACAGATGGATCCTTCTGTGGGAAATACAGGGATCTATTTGGAATAGTCACCTTGGGAGGTCTCAATTTAGACGGTGCCACACTATCTGCCAGTAAAGAGATGGTGAAAAGAGGTAGGAAAGAGTTTTTATATAATTTAGATGAATTTGAGGACATTGTAAAGAGAGAGGTAAATAGGGCTAGAGAGAGTAACGCTCTCATTTCTGTAAATATAAGGTTTAAAGATTTCGAGGAATCTAAAGGTAGGATAGAAATCTTGGGAGAACACTGTGATATAATAGAGTTAAACTGTCACTGTCGCCAGGAGGAGATTGTCAGGTTAGGTATAGGGCAGGAGTTGTTGAAGAGGGAGAACCTTGAGATTCTTAGGGATTTTTTAAAGAGTATTTGGGAGTTGGAGATGGAAAAACCTATCTTTTTAAAGGTGAGGGCAAACGTTGTACCTGTAGAGGAGTTGATAGATAACTTAAATAAGGTTAGGAGATACTTCCATGGGATCCATCTAGACTGCTTCAATCCAGGTAAGGATTATCCAGATATTAATTATATCCAAAAAGTAAGGGACTGTTTTAAAGAGAAGATAATCATAGGAAACAACTCTATAAACTCTATTAAAGATGCAGAGAGGATGTTGAGATATTCAGACTTAATATCTGTTGCAAGATGTGTTTTAAGGGGGAATATTAGGTGGATATATGAGTTTAACAGGAAGATAGGTAGTAAAGGTAATAAACTCTAG
- a CDS encoding pantoate kinase produces the protein MFIPGHITGFFTIHRERDPLRTGSTGVGITVDKGVITEVRSGKGKIYFNGREMDLCPIREVLNNIGIKGYDIIHRSQLPLGCGLGISGGCALGCAYELGKIINPQMDKLELLKIAHISEVRCGTGLGDVIGQYFGGFTIRRKPGFPLDVKKINIRDKNRYYIVIEVLGRKETKDVIEDPNWIERINRVGDRLLKEILKDPTLENFMRLSYVFAKETSLASEEVLSLCEDLSFSRGASQAMLGNTLFVLCTDEEIEDVLSVLKNPITCRIYEGKHG, from the coding sequence ATGTTTATCCCTGGACATATCACCGGGTTCTTTACCATACATCGGGAGAGGGATCCTCTAAGGACAGGCTCGACTGGAGTAGGGATAACTGTAGATAAGGGAGTAATTACAGAGGTGAGATCAGGGAAGGGGAAGATATACTTCAACGGTAGGGAGATGGATCTATGTCCTATTAGGGAGGTTTTGAACAATATAGGTATAAAAGGGTACGACATCATACACAGATCCCAACTTCCCTTAGGTTGTGGTTTAGGTATCTCTGGAGGTTGTGCCTTAGGATGTGCCTACGAGTTGGGAAAGATTATAAACCCACAGATGGATAAATTAGAACTCCTAAAGATAGCCCATATAAGTGAAGTAAGATGTGGAACTGGCCTTGGAGATGTGATAGGACAGTACTTCGGAGGATTTACCATAAGGAGAAAACCAGGTTTTCCTCTAGATGTAAAAAAAATTAATATAAGGGATAAAAATAGATACTATATAGTCATCGAGGTACTTGGGAGGAAGGAGACTAAGGATGTTATAGAGGATCCTAACTGGATAGAGAGGATAAATAGGGTGGGAGATAGACTGTTGAAGGAGATACTGAAGGATCCTACTCTGGAGAACTTTATGAGACTCTCCTACGTATTTGCAAAGGAGACCAGTTTAGCATCTGAGGAGGTACTCTCCCTATGTGAAGATCTCAGTTTTAGTAGGGGAGCCTCCCAGGCTATGCTCGGAAATACCCTATTCGTTTTATGTACAGATGAGGAGATAGAGGATGTGCTATCTGTACTTAAAAACCCTATAACCTGTAGAATATACGAGGGAAAACATGGGTGA
- a CDS encoding site-2 protease family protein yields the protein MSYNIFHFSPDEIRDLTISTVAIALIFAWPGRGFLIFDDPTFFYRLIVAIIIVGSSFIFHELAHRTVARYFGAYSEFRAWFEGLVLALILKILVGFTFIAPGAVYIFKDYLTPRENGIIALSGPLSNVLLAILFYILSIFVPPFTLISSILHFGVYINLYLAAFNLLPIPPFDGSKVLSWNPIVWAVVSLPLFYWIFF from the coding sequence ATGAGTTATAACATATTTCACTTTTCCCCCGATGAGATCAGAGATCTAACCATTTCTACAGTTGCAATAGCACTGATATTTGCATGGCCTGGAAGGGGATTTCTTATATTTGACGATCCCACATTTTTTTATAGACTTATAGTAGCAATAATTATCGTAGGTAGTAGTTTTATTTTCCACGAGTTAGCCCATAGAACGGTAGCAAGATATTTCGGAGCCTACAGCGAATTTAGAGCATGGTTTGAAGGATTAGTTTTAGCACTAATTCTCAAGATACTAGTAGGATTTACATTCATAGCTCCAGGGGCTGTATATATCTTTAAAGATTATCTAACTCCAAGGGAAAATGGTATAATTGCCCTCTCAGGTCCCTTATCCAATGTACTTTTGGCGATCCTTTTCTATATACTCTCCATTTTCGTGCCTCCATTTACACTTATTTCCTCGATACTACACTTTGGAGTGTATATAAATCTCTACTTGGCAGCCTTTAACTTACTACCTATCCCTCCCTTTGATGGGTCTAAGGTTCTATCCTGGAATCCTATAGTGTGGGCAGTTGTGTCATTACCCTTATTTTACTGGATATTCTTCTAA
- a CDS encoding thymidylate synthase has translation MLSIRKPSVRASYEYLVKEVLEKGEDMITEDGELCREIRNVVVEITNPKLKSISPKYPFGKNAVEQYTKNLLYGSDNKFSYDYHSRLFKYPVNGICVDQIKYIIEKLKEEKNSRRAVAITWQPVIDIEVSKRRRGSVPCLQYIQFLIRDGKLHQTVLFRSNDLLLAYHANALGLIALGEMVAESLGVEYGTYTHHGVSMHIYIERDYDYISKYFPECLKYLR, from the coding sequence ATGCTCTCTATCAGAAAACCCTCAGTAAGGGCCAGTTATGAATATCTAGTTAAAGAGGTTCTGGAAAAAGGAGAAGATATGATAACTGAAGATGGGGAACTCTGTAGGGAGATCAGAAATGTTGTTGTGGAGATAACCAATCCAAAGTTAAAGAGTATCAGTCCAAAGTATCCCTTTGGAAAAAATGCAGTGGAACAGTACACTAAAAATCTACTTTACGGCTCTGATAATAAGTTCTCCTACGACTATCACAGTAGGCTCTTCAAGTATCCTGTAAATGGCATCTGTGTAGATCAGATAAAATATATTATAGAAAAATTAAAAGAGGAGAAAAACTCCAGAAGGGCTGTGGCGATAACCTGGCAACCTGTTATAGATATAGAAGTAAGTAAGAGGAGGAGAGGTAGTGTTCCCTGCCTTCAGTATATCCAATTCCTTATAAGGGATGGAAAACTTCATCAGACTGTACTCTTTAGGAGTAACGATCTACTACTGGCATACCATGCCAACGCTCTTGGATTGATTGCCTTGGGGGAGATGGTGGCTGAGAGTTTAGGGGTGGAGTATGGAACCTATACTCATCATGGGGTGAGTATGCACATCTACATAGAGAGGGATTACGACTACATCTCTAAATACTTTCCAGAGTGTTTAAAGTATCTAAGGTAA
- a CDS encoding ScpA family protein: MEFELWVRIVKESIQKGNINPWDINVAKVADEYIKTLKELERFDIRLSADVILVGGILLRMKSQVLYEKCESTLEDDDVEDNPPEDIWNYSNVVQKNPQEKKGVPSKKHLKDKKQITVEELIDTLKSELKKVKRSREKKKNKKEDVIYDIIEEMEKYDISELMESLILELRKEGIIVFQKRFSDRKDIIKNFLPCLYLANEGKVEIFQKEIFKDMIVKYRENNSYEK, encoded by the coding sequence ATGGAGTTTGAACTTTGGGTAAGAATAGTTAAGGAGAGTATCCAAAAGGGAAATATTAATCCCTGGGATATTAACGTTGCCAAGGTAGCAGATGAGTATATAAAAACACTTAAAGAACTTGAAAGATTCGATATAAGGCTCTCTGCAGATGTTATATTAGTTGGAGGAATACTGCTTAGGATGAAATCTCAAGTCCTTTACGAGAAATGTGAATCTACCCTTGAAGATGATGATGTTGAAGATAATCCTCCCGAGGATATTTGGAATTATAGTAATGTTGTTCAGAAAAACCCTCAAGAAAAGAAAGGTGTCCCAAGTAAGAAGCATTTAAAGGATAAAAAGCAGATTACAGTCGAAGAACTAATAGATACCTTGAAGTCAGAACTTAAAAAAGTAAAAAGAAGCAGAGAAAAAAAGAAAAATAAAAAGGAAGATGTAATTTATGATATTATAGAAGAAATGGAGAAATACGATATCTCTGAACTTATGGAGAGTTTAATTTTAGAATTAAGGAAGGAAGGCATTATAGTATTTCAGAAGAGGTTTTCAGATAGAAAGGATATTATTAAAAACTTTTTACCCTGTCTATATCTTGCAAATGAAGGGAAAGTAGAGATCTTTCAGAAGGAGATATTTAAAGATATGATAGTTAAGTATAGGGAAAATAATTCTTATGAAAAATAA
- the fbp gene encoding fructose-1,6-bisphosphate aldolase/phosphatase: protein MEEKITISVIKADVGGLCGHTEAPEELLDVCDCILEEAVDEILIDYYVTRCGDDINLIMTHKLGVDNEKVHGLAWRAFEEATKVAKELKLYGAGQDLLAEAFSGNVRGMGPGCAEMEFVERPSEPVIVFCCDKTDPSAFNLPLYKIFADPFNTAGLVYDKSMIGGFKFDVLDIIDNKQVTLKAPEESYQLLALIGNLEKYCIKRVYRAKDNEIAAVVSSEKLNLIAGKYIGKDDPVAIVRAQSGMPAVGEILEPFANPHLVPGWMRGSHWGPLMPVSEDDARPTRFDGPPRIMALGFQLSNGRLIGPNDLFDDVAFKRAREKALKMADMIRSMGPFQPHRLPETMLEYTTVPEIMKELKGRFVEVEKKK from the coding sequence ATGGAGGAAAAGATTACAATAAGTGTTATCAAAGCAGATGTTGGAGGGCTCTGTGGTCATACTGAGGCTCCAGAAGAGTTATTGGATGTATGTGATTGCATCCTTGAGGAGGCAGTTGATGAGATACTTATAGATTATTACGTTACAAGATGTGGAGACGATATAAACCTCATTATGACCCATAAGTTAGGTGTAGATAACGAGAAGGTTCATGGATTGGCATGGAGGGCATTCGAAGAGGCTACTAAGGTTGCTAAAGAGTTGAAACTCTATGGAGCAGGTCAGGATCTACTTGCAGAGGCCTTCAGTGGTAATGTGAGAGGAATGGGACCAGGATGTGCAGAGATGGAGTTTGTTGAGAGACCAAGTGAGCCTGTAATAGTGTTCTGCTGTGATAAGACAGATCCCTCTGCATTCAACTTACCACTGTATAAAATATTTGCAGATCCCTTCAACACTGCAGGGCTAGTTTATGACAAATCCATGATCGGCGGTTTTAAATTCGACGTTTTGGATATAATTGATAATAAACAGGTAACGTTAAAGGCACCTGAGGAGTCCTATCAGTTGTTGGCCCTCATAGGAAACTTGGAGAAGTACTGTATAAAGAGAGTATATAGGGCTAAAGATAACGAGATTGCAGCAGTTGTAAGTTCCGAGAAGTTGAACCTTATTGCAGGGAAGTATATAGGTAAGGACGATCCAGTTGCAATTGTCAGGGCTCAAAGTGGAATGCCCGCAGTAGGAGAGATTTTAGAACCCTTTGCAAACCCACACCTTGTACCTGGATGGATGAGAGGATCCCACTGGGGCCCGCTGATGCCAGTTAGTGAAGATGATGCAAGGCCTACAAGGTTCGACGGACCTCCAAGGATTATGGCTTTAGGATTCCAGCTTTCAAATGGAAGATTAATAGGGCCAAATGATCTATTCGATGATGTGGCCTTCAAGAGGGCAAGGGAGAAGGCTTTAAAGATGGCAGATATGATAAGAAGCATGGGACCCTTCCAGCCTCACAGACTACCTGAAACTATGTTGGAGTACACCACAGTACCTGAGATTATGAAGGAGTTGAAGGGGAGATTTGTAGAGGTTGAGAAGAAGAAATAA